In Terriglobales bacterium, the following are encoded in one genomic region:
- a CDS encoding fibronectin type III domain-containing protein, which yields MIISSTDELIKTTFAKVFSFVFSRHSRPLLGWLAVCSLELVTVFVLLGCSASQSEKPNVSLDAATFAAPTELTAALADPINIDLRWKNNATHAAGYFVEYSPNADNEFITIAAVPASEARYRHPNLMPQTRFIFRVLPFFGEASNIAEITTGKKGSQQAPRKGIKTGPSSAPTETRYSVKSASTLAQAAPTDLKATLVPPAGVKLEWKDHAKDEDGYLIEIKSDPNSDFKVSSFLDPGTTSLITYNLPYEAKLSFRVRAFFYGQPSNLAEKTTGREPSDQTTQSLPSNKP from the coding sequence ATGATCATCTCTTCGACAGATGAGTTAATAAAAACTACGTTTGCGAAAGTGTTCAGCTTTGTATTTTCGAGGCACAGTCGTCCTCTGCTGGGCTGGCTTGCAGTTTGCAGTTTGGAGCTGGTAACTGTTTTTGTGTTGTTGGGATGTTCAGCATCGCAATCTGAAAAGCCGAACGTCAGCCTAGACGCGGCTACCTTCGCCGCGCCTACCGAGTTGACCGCCGCTCTAGCCGACCCCATCAACATTGATTTGAGGTGGAAAAACAACGCTACCCATGCCGCCGGCTACTTTGTGGAATACAGTCCCAATGCCGACAATGAATTCATCACCATCGCCGCAGTTCCTGCCAGCGAGGCCAGGTATCGCCATCCCAATCTCATGCCGCAGACCAGGTTCATCTTCCGTGTGCTCCCTTTTTTTGGAGAAGCTTCCAACATCGCCGAGATTACGACCGGGAAGAAGGGATCTCAACAAGCTCCCCGCAAAGGCATCAAAACTGGTCCATCATCGGCACCAACAGAAACCAGATATTCCGTCAAGTCTGCCTCAACTCTTGCTCAGGCCGCGCCTACGGATCTGAAGGCAACACTTGTTCCACCTGCCGGGGTAAAGTTGGAGTGGAAAGACCATGCTAAGGATGAAGATGGGTATTTGATTGAAATCAAGTCAGACCCAAATTCCGACTTCAAAGTCTCTTCTTTTTTGGATCCGGGCACTACGTCGTTAATTACCTATAACCTTCCTTACGAAGCCAAGTTGTCTTTTCGAGTCCGGGCTTTCTTTTACGGTCAGCCTTCCAATCTGGCTGAAAAGACCACAGGGCGTGAACCATCGGATCAAACCACTCAATCCCTGCCGTCAAACAAACCCTGA
- a CDS encoding LUD domain-containing protein translates to MPDANSAREEILARIRSSNPPDSDDTRLIQEWMAIRRPFRRKGRLDPEDRLQLFEDRLNDYGAGVHHAISQTELPQVIAAAIQARGKRKMLVPPEFPQAWLPQTIEAIRDNQLSHDALDQCDGVITGCTLAIALTGTIVLQSGPMEGRRALTLIPDYQVCVVRANQIVEFVPEALEELHSMGTRPITFFSGPSATSDIEMTRIKGVHGPRVLDAIIFT, encoded by the coding sequence ATGCCTGACGCCAACTCAGCAAGAGAAGAGATTCTGGCGCGCATTCGTAGTTCGAACCCGCCGGATAGCGATGATACCCGGCTCATTCAGGAATGGATGGCCATACGCCGTCCCTTTCGGCGAAAAGGCAGGCTCGATCCTGAAGATCGCCTGCAGTTATTCGAAGACCGGCTCAATGACTACGGCGCGGGCGTACACCACGCAATCTCTCAGACCGAATTGCCGCAAGTGATTGCGGCAGCGATACAAGCCCGTGGAAAGCGCAAGATGCTGGTTCCGCCTGAGTTCCCGCAAGCATGGCTTCCCCAAACCATCGAAGCCATTAGAGACAACCAGTTGAGCCATGACGCTCTTGATCAATGCGATGGTGTAATCACCGGCTGTACACTCGCTATCGCCCTAACCGGCACCATCGTGCTGCAAAGCGGACCTATGGAAGGACGCCGTGCCCTCACCCTGATTCCTGACTATCAGGTATGTGTTGTGCGTGCCAACCAAATTGTTGAATTTGTGCCCGAAGCCCTGGAGGAGCTGCACTCGATGGGCACAAGACCTATAACTTTTTTCTCCGGCCCCTCGGCTACTTCTGATATTGAGATGACTCGCATCAAAGGGGTGCATGGCCCCCGCGTGCTCGACGCAATCATCTTCACTTAA
- a CDS encoding carboxypeptidase-like regulatory domain-containing protein, which yields MAFFLLAGTSVFVPPAKAQINSGTFLSSNETEKSSYTLSGTVVNSVTGEPVSRALVQISSNQAPVFHPPMGEEDDPNAFDPGYRQRTMLTDREGRFKFEGLPQMRTTLIARKPGFFNQQELNEGWPRENHVDVGPDAPAVVIKLIPEAVITGHVVDANGEPLEGVIIRISGLLRANGRKQLQALQQEQEQPQTLGTDEDGEFRIANLAPGTYYLAAVPYPIRDQPQFGSNPNVAYPVTYYPGVAEFSEAEPIRLAPGQHAQMDFTLRQTPVVSVAGVITGYPHGQEADVQFLNQSGDDVALEKQFDPQTGKFEARIVAAGLCTIKADAKDTFERLLHAELTVSATTNAKNLRLSLTPALSIPIVVRVETTKFQSEPQIEGVGTIGGSVVRVGSVPASVNLHPIDIGHPDLTANVEGGPRNPLLVLRNVEAGKYKVEVVPNNSNDLSLYVKSIQYGGADLLREELTVTPGQSSTMEIVLRDDSATLSGTVQSQENDGQAAVLVVPDYAPLDPKMTVADDHGDFQIDGLAPGEYKVFAFDRLDGLEYSNPDVLSEYASKAAQVSLQPNEKTTVRVGLIPRGE from the coding sequence GTGGCTTTTTTCCTACTGGCTGGCACTTCTGTTTTTGTTCCGCCGGCGAAAGCACAGATCAACTCTGGCACCTTCCTATCCTCGAACGAAACAGAAAAATCTTCTTACACTTTAAGTGGCACGGTTGTGAATTCTGTGACCGGAGAACCGGTCAGCCGGGCGTTAGTGCAGATCAGTTCGAATCAGGCGCCGGTATTTCACCCACCCATGGGGGAGGAGGACGACCCAAACGCCTTTGACCCCGGTTACCGGCAGCGCACAATGCTTACTGATCGGGAAGGCCGTTTCAAATTCGAGGGGCTGCCGCAGATGCGAACAACCCTGATCGCGAGAAAACCGGGCTTCTTCAATCAACAGGAGCTGAATGAAGGCTGGCCTCGGGAAAACCACGTTGATGTTGGCCCGGATGCGCCTGCTGTGGTCATAAAACTTATACCGGAAGCGGTGATTACCGGACACGTTGTGGATGCCAACGGAGAACCGCTCGAAGGGGTGATCATAAGAATCAGCGGCTTGCTTAGGGCAAATGGCCGCAAACAGTTGCAGGCGCTACAGCAGGAGCAGGAGCAGCCACAAACCCTGGGCACAGATGAAGACGGCGAGTTTCGCATTGCCAACCTGGCTCCTGGCACATACTACCTTGCCGCTGTTCCTTACCCGATCCGCGATCAGCCCCAATTTGGGAGCAATCCGAATGTTGCCTATCCGGTCACTTATTATCCCGGGGTTGCGGAATTCTCCGAAGCCGAGCCCATTCGACTTGCGCCCGGCCAGCACGCGCAGATGGATTTCACGCTTCGACAAACACCAGTAGTTTCCGTTGCCGGCGTGATCACCGGCTATCCTCATGGACAGGAAGCGGACGTGCAATTCCTGAATCAATCTGGAGATGATGTGGCTCTCGAAAAGCAATTTGATCCGCAAACCGGCAAGTTCGAGGCGCGGATTGTCGCAGCCGGTCTTTGCACCATCAAGGCTGACGCCAAGGACACTTTCGAGCGTCTACTGCATGCAGAGCTCACAGTAAGCGCAACCACAAACGCAAAAAACCTGCGCCTCTCGTTGACGCCGGCACTATCCATTCCCATTGTGGTACGCGTGGAAACAACCAAATTCCAATCCGAACCCCAAATTGAGGGGGTTGGCACCATAGGAGGCAGCGTCGTAAGGGTAGGCTCTGTTCCAGCCTCCGTCAATCTTCATCCCATTGACATTGGCCATCCTGATCTTACCGCCAATGTTGAAGGCGGGCCGAGAAACCCGCTGCTTGTGCTGCGCAATGTCGAAGCCGGCAAATATAAGGTTGAGGTGGTTCCCAACAATTCGAACGATCTTTCCTTGTATGTTAAGTCTATCCAATACGGCGGCGCAGACCTTTTGCGGGAAGAGCTGACAGTAACGCCGGGCCAATCTTCTACGATGGAGATCGTACTGCGAGACGACAGCGCCACACTGAGTGGGACCGTGCAATCGCAGGAGAATGACGGGCAAGCGGCCGTGTTAGTTGTTCCCGACTATGCCCCGCTCGATCCGAAAATGACTGTTGCTGACGATCACGGTGACTTCCAGATTGATGGACTTGCTCCCGGTGAATATAAGGTGTTCGCCTTTGACCGTCTGGATGGACTTGAGTATTCCAATCCTGATGTTCTGAGCGAATATGCCTCCAAAGCGGCCCAAGTCAGCCTTCAGCCCAATGAAAAGACAACCGTCAGAGTTGGTCTGATTCCAAGAGGAGAGTAA
- the cimA gene encoding citramalate synthase, whose protein sequence is MKIFTFDTTLRDGSQGESISFSLEDKLLIAQMLDELGIDYIEGGWPSSNPKDKEFFVKARELKLHHAKLTAFGSTRTAKNTVQTDPSVLGLIETGTPVVSIFGKSWELHTRRALGVTEEQNLQLISETVRFLKEHGKEVVYDAEHFFDGYNANKDFALRTLEAAQKAGADVLCLCDTNGGTLPGRITEVVAEVRRRFDGIIGIHTHNDSDVAVANTLAAVEQGATHVQGCINGYGERCGNANLCSIIANLELKMGYQVIGTEKLAHLSSLARSIADVANLTPRGDQPFVGKSAFAHKGGIHVSAILKDSATYEHIAPGAVGNSQRVLVSDLSGQSNILYMLKQRGLEERLSEEGRRELLQRIKQMEFLGYELESAEGTFELLVHEALHPETHFFSVKHYEVTTKVTEGGRSSSTASVTVEHENRIHTTTAVGEGPVHALDLCLRKCVSSLYPHLTQASLTDYKVRVLDSRSNTAAKVRVLVQWAHDGGKSWSTVGVSTNIIEASWKALLDGARLDLIRLSQKNTPTEIAVGEQP, encoded by the coding sequence ATGAAGATTTTTACCTTTGACACCACGCTTCGCGATGGAAGCCAGGGCGAATCCATTTCCTTCTCCCTGGAAGACAAGCTCCTCATCGCGCAGATGTTGGATGAACTCGGTATTGACTACATTGAAGGCGGCTGGCCCAGCTCCAACCCCAAGGACAAGGAATTTTTCGTCAAGGCACGGGAGCTGAAGCTTCATCACGCCAAGCTTACCGCGTTCGGCTCTACTCGCACGGCAAAAAATACCGTGCAAACCGACCCAAGTGTTCTTGGATTGATCGAGACCGGCACGCCCGTGGTTTCCATTTTCGGCAAGAGCTGGGAGCTGCACACCAGGCGTGCGCTGGGCGTCACCGAAGAGCAAAACCTGCAATTGATCTCCGAGACTGTGCGCTTTCTTAAGGAGCATGGCAAGGAAGTCGTCTACGACGCCGAGCATTTCTTTGATGGATATAACGCCAATAAAGATTTCGCACTCAGAACGCTGGAAGCTGCCCAGAAGGCTGGGGCCGATGTTCTCTGCCTGTGCGACACCAACGGTGGAACGCTTCCCGGACGAATTACCGAGGTCGTGGCCGAGGTCCGCCGCCGATTCGACGGGATTATCGGTATTCATACGCACAACGATTCCGACGTCGCTGTGGCCAACACCCTGGCGGCCGTCGAGCAGGGCGCCACTCATGTCCAGGGCTGCATCAACGGATATGGCGAGCGCTGCGGCAATGCCAATCTCTGCTCCATCATCGCTAATCTGGAATTGAAGATGGGATACCAGGTCATCGGCACTGAAAAGCTTGCCCATCTCTCTTCCCTGGCCCGCTCAATTGCCGATGTGGCGAACCTGACCCCGCGTGGTGACCAGCCCTTTGTCGGCAAGAGCGCCTTTGCGCACAAAGGCGGCATCCATGTCAGCGCCATTCTTAAAGACTCTGCAACCTATGAGCACATCGCCCCGGGTGCCGTGGGCAACAGCCAGCGCGTGCTGGTGAGCGACCTATCGGGACAAAGCAACATTCTTTATATGCTCAAGCAGCGCGGCCTGGAAGAACGTCTCAGTGAAGAAGGAAGACGCGAACTTCTGCAGCGCATCAAGCAGATGGAATTCCTCGGCTATGAGCTCGAATCGGCAGAGGGTACCTTCGAGTTGCTGGTGCACGAAGCCTTACACCCGGAAACCCACTTCTTTAGCGTAAAGCACTACGAGGTCACCACCAAAGTGACCGAAGGCGGGCGCTCTTCCTCGACGGCCAGTGTTACTGTGGAGCACGAAAATCGCATCCACACCACCACCGCTGTGGGTGAAGGCCCGGTGCATGCGCTTGATCTTTGCCTTCGAAAATGTGTCTCCTCGCTTTACCCTCATCTCACACAGGCCAGCCTTACCGACTACAAAGTGCGTGTGCTGGATTCGCGCAGCAATACGGCAGCGAAAGTCCGTGTGCTGGTACAGTGGGCCCACGACGGCGGCAAGAGTTGGTCCACGGTAGGAGTCTCTACCAATATTATTGAAGCCAGTTGGAAGGCCCTGCTCGATGGCGCCCGTCTGGATCTCATTCGCTTGTCACAGAAAAACACTCCCACGGAAATCGCAGTAGGAGAGCAGCCGTAA
- a CDS encoding carboxypeptidase-like regulatory domain-containing protein codes for MLSRSICLLFLTLGLAAQQPVTPAPAPAAPPSAAPSGFQINGTVVHALNGEPIAGAEVVIASTSNPNQLQTAVSEANGHFLFKDVAPGKYTLAAKHRGFPQQAFDGHGPFSTGIAVGPEKTSENILFRLKPEGSISGRVTDEQDDPIRNAAVMLFVRHSDTGERTTDLSIHGATDDQGSYHFGHLPTGTYFVAVSAKPWYAYHDPSGSRVAKLATTDNSELDVAYPITYYRQTIEPEAATPITLSWGDHLTADISLRAVPAIHLRLSNQNPNSSLGIEGATLKQTLIGGNVTFVETQIENISPNVIEISGIPPGRYDMGVETSKEKNGGISTNSRHQTLNVQSNGAVDAAVGSELATVTGAVIFDDQHNPPQEASLQFHNRESGQQFEIPVSPKGEFDSPEVSPGHYDLILLNSEGFILKSISALNAKVVGQSVEISGSDHVQLALVASKGNGRVEGVVRRDNKPIAGAMIVLVPQDPANNWPLFRRDQSDSDGTFELSSVLPGKYTVLAIENGWDLEWANPAVLQPYMSKGEAVQVESSSKISLTVKCSVADGSPEKVHPVK; via the coding sequence TTGCTATCGAGATCCATTTGTCTCTTGTTTCTCACGCTTGGGCTGGCTGCGCAACAACCGGTTACGCCTGCGCCTGCTCCGGCTGCACCGCCTTCTGCTGCACCAAGTGGCTTTCAAATCAACGGCACTGTGGTCCACGCACTTAACGGTGAGCCCATTGCAGGCGCAGAGGTCGTGATTGCCTCCACCAGCAACCCAAATCAACTCCAGACCGCAGTTTCGGAAGCCAATGGGCACTTCTTGTTTAAGGACGTTGCTCCCGGCAAATATACCCTGGCGGCAAAGCACAGGGGATTTCCGCAGCAAGCGTTCGACGGGCACGGCCCCTTCTCTACAGGCATCGCAGTCGGACCGGAGAAAACCTCAGAGAATATTTTGTTTCGTCTCAAGCCTGAAGGCTCGATTTCCGGAAGGGTCACGGACGAGCAGGATGACCCGATACGTAACGCCGCGGTCATGCTGTTCGTTCGGCATTCCGATACCGGAGAGCGTACCACCGACCTCAGCATTCACGGAGCGACCGATGACCAGGGGTCCTACCACTTCGGCCATCTTCCCACGGGGACCTATTTCGTGGCCGTTTCGGCCAAACCTTGGTATGCGTACCACGATCCCTCGGGAAGCAGAGTGGCAAAGCTTGCCACAACTGACAATTCTGAACTCGATGTCGCCTACCCCATCACGTATTACCGGCAGACGATTGAACCAGAGGCGGCCACACCTATTACCTTGAGCTGGGGCGACCACCTCACAGCCGATATCAGCTTACGGGCCGTGCCCGCAATCCATTTGCGATTGAGCAATCAGAACCCGAACTCATCTCTTGGGATCGAGGGAGCGACGTTAAAACAAACTCTGATCGGGGGCAACGTGACCTTTGTGGAAACCCAAATTGAGAACATCTCCCCAAATGTGATTGAGATTTCCGGCATACCTCCGGGCCGTTACGACATGGGTGTGGAAACATCGAAAGAGAAAAATGGAGGGATAAGCACAAACTCCCGGCACCAGACTTTGAACGTACAAAGCAACGGCGCCGTGGATGCCGCTGTCGGCTCTGAACTCGCAACTGTCACCGGCGCCGTGATATTTGACGACCAGCACAACCCTCCGCAGGAAGCATCGCTTCAGTTTCACAACCGTGAGTCCGGCCAGCAGTTCGAGATTCCTGTCTCGCCCAAGGGAGAGTTTGATTCGCCGGAGGTCAGCCCGGGACACTACGACCTTATTCTGCTCAACTCTGAAGGGTTTATTTTGAAGAGTATCTCCGCCCTCAACGCCAAGGTGGTGGGCCAGTCGGTTGAAATCAGCGGCTCTGATCACGTCCAACTCGCGCTGGTAGCTTCCAAAGGAAACGGCCGGGTGGAAGGTGTGGTGCGACGCGACAACAAACCCATCGCTGGAGCGATGATTGTGCTTGTGCCGCAAGACCCGGCGAACAACTGGCCCCTGTTTCGCCGCGATCAGAGTGATAGCGACGGTACTTTCGAGCTATCCTCGGTGCTGCCTGGCAAGTATACGGTGCTGGCCATCGAGAACGGCTGGGACCTGGAGTGGGCAAATCCTGCGGTGCTGCAACCCTACATGTCAAAAGGTGAGGCCGTACAGGTGGAATCGAGCAGCAAAATCAGTCTTACCGTAAAGTGCTCCGTTGCAGATGGCAGTCCGGAAAAAGTCCATCCTGTGAAATAA
- a CDS encoding S8 family serine peptidase, which produces MKQTIPVLVRKFPLRMAMALAAVVMLVFAVKPVSAQSVANAGSGLRELIELERTTPGLNLKNAETKLRVAGGKKATGVFRLHVDAQNRVLTNVYADGSVSLASVKNLINGAGGSVVAIDSAYSNGVISAYLPVAGAEKLAHTSGVSSLHLAHRAVTHVGLVTSQGAVVLRSDLANKRGFNGDGITVGILSDSFNTSGAADTALTDVGTGDLPNTTAIPGGEGLKFLIELDPTVFGPGTDEGRGMAQIVHDMAPNASLCFATAFSSEVDFANNIRTLRTNPACNADVIVDDVAYFDEPFFSDGILARAVDDVATSDTLPGHKVAYFSSAGNEAKQGYASDLRIIPDATARTISPAALGVNLSTVPAAIDTTGGFHNFDATGGVNIAQDFAFADGTAFSFQWDDPFDLSPSGITTDLNLLFFDPATGNFVFAVSDDNFATNQPLELFALNSGGGPGTFGELLMVVARTGKGTHLAKRIKYVAFGNVIDFNGVITAQTPLTFGHPAARGANGVAAYVYDTDPAFDGFTPAYEGFSSPGPATIVFDKNGNRLATPEIRKKPDIAAVDGVNTTFFPEGPGNDYEAIVGLPDGFPNFFGTSAAAPHAAGVAALVIQKAGGPGSISPRRVSRILKDSAPPRDSDLFFSEAVAANNDATVTVTATGEDLRAVGLSDNFFKVTFHSRRSGQTLDSLTIDLTGTGLLFDPVAHPVHVGTTTDPVISSSTPATPSGKVTLNFSGFTSGQSLTFGVDRDFANVSGNVVEFGGNSGDEMGGATVTAKLSSKGDRDHDSDALTGVFLNDLDRGYQIYDGFGLIDAVNALRLTRAHEGGDDE; this is translated from the coding sequence ATGAAGCAAACCATCCCAGTTCTTGTGCGCAAATTTCCTTTAAGAATGGCCATGGCGCTGGCTGCCGTGGTCATGCTTGTGTTTGCTGTGAAACCTGTTTCTGCGCAGTCCGTGGCCAATGCCGGGTCCGGCTTGCGGGAGCTTATTGAGCTTGAGCGCACTACCCCCGGCCTTAATCTAAAGAACGCCGAAACAAAACTCCGCGTTGCAGGCGGCAAAAAGGCGACAGGGGTTTTCCGCCTTCATGTGGATGCGCAGAACCGAGTCCTAACGAACGTATACGCTGATGGGAGCGTTTCGCTGGCAAGCGTTAAAAACCTCATCAATGGCGCGGGCGGGTCTGTGGTTGCGATAGATTCCGCGTACAGTAATGGCGTCATTTCCGCGTATCTTCCAGTTGCTGGAGCGGAAAAACTTGCGCACACATCGGGTGTGAGCTCATTGCATCTTGCGCATCGCGCCGTGACCCACGTTGGTTTGGTAACTTCGCAGGGAGCAGTAGTATTGCGCTCTGACCTCGCGAACAAAAGAGGCTTCAACGGCGATGGCATTACCGTGGGCATTCTCTCCGACAGTTTTAACACCAGTGGCGCCGCCGATACCGCCCTCACTGACGTAGGTACTGGCGACCTGCCGAATACGACGGCGATTCCGGGCGGCGAAGGCCTCAAGTTCCTTATCGAACTCGATCCCACGGTATTTGGGCCGGGCACAGATGAAGGCCGTGGTATGGCGCAAATCGTGCACGACATGGCGCCGAATGCCTCGCTCTGCTTCGCCACCGCGTTTAGCAGCGAGGTAGATTTCGCCAACAACATTCGCACACTTCGTACGAATCCGGCTTGCAATGCCGATGTAATCGTCGATGATGTGGCGTATTTTGATGAGCCGTTTTTCTCGGATGGCATTCTGGCGCGGGCGGTGGATGACGTCGCCACCAGCGACACTCTGCCTGGACACAAAGTGGCATACTTTTCATCGGCCGGCAATGAGGCCAAACAGGGATATGCCTCCGACCTTCGCATTATTCCGGATGCAACCGCGCGCACCATCTCACCGGCAGCCTTGGGCGTGAACCTGAGTACGGTTCCTGCGGCCATTGATACCACCGGCGGGTTCCACAACTTTGATGCCACCGGCGGCGTCAACATTGCGCAAGATTTTGCTTTTGCCGACGGTACTGCTTTTTCTTTCCAGTGGGATGATCCTTTCGATTTGAGCCCTTCTGGAATTACTACCGATCTGAACCTGCTGTTTTTTGACCCTGCCACAGGAAACTTCGTCTTTGCCGTCAGTGACGATAACTTCGCTACCAACCAGCCTCTGGAGCTCTTTGCTTTGAACTCGGGCGGCGGGCCGGGCACCTTTGGCGAGCTGCTTATGGTAGTTGCCAGAACCGGCAAGGGCACCCACTTGGCCAAGCGCATCAAGTATGTGGCTTTTGGCAATGTGATTGATTTCAATGGTGTGATAACGGCGCAGACCCCCCTTACCTTTGGACATCCTGCAGCGCGCGGAGCTAATGGCGTCGCTGCTTACGTCTACGACACTGATCCGGCATTTGACGGCTTCACGCCAGCCTACGAAGGCTTCAGCTCACCCGGTCCGGCCACGATCGTGTTCGACAAGAACGGAAACCGGCTGGCCACTCCTGAAATCCGCAAGAAGCCGGACATCGCAGCGGTGGATGGTGTTAACACAACATTCTTCCCGGAAGGGCCAGGCAATGATTATGAGGCTATCGTTGGTTTGCCAGATGGTTTCCCCAACTTCTTCGGAACTAGTGCGGCTGCTCCGCATGCTGCCGGAGTCGCGGCGCTGGTCATTCAGAAGGCCGGAGGCCCGGGATCTATCTCACCTAGGCGCGTGAGCAGGATCTTGAAAGATTCGGCGCCGCCGCGGGACAGTGACCTCTTCTTCAGTGAAGCTGTTGCTGCCAACAATGATGCGACCGTAACTGTGACTGCAACAGGCGAAGATCTAAGAGCTGTTGGATTGAGTGATAACTTCTTCAAGGTGACCTTCCACTCCAGAAGGTCCGGCCAGACTCTCGACTCTCTCACCATTGACCTGACTGGAACGGGACTGTTGTTCGATCCCGTGGCGCATCCGGTACATGTGGGAACCACGACCGATCCGGTCATCAGTTCTTCCACACCCGCCACCCCCTCGGGAAAGGTGACGCTGAACTTCAGCGGATTTACCTCCGGCCAGTCGCTGACGTTTGGGGTTGACCGTGACTTTGCCAACGTAAGCGGCAACGTGGTCGAATTCGGCGGCAATTCCGGCGATGAGATGGGAGGAGCAACGGTGACCGCAAAACTTTCGTCCAAAGGAGACCGTGACCACGACTCGGATGCCTTGACGGGAGTATTCCTCAATGATCTCGATCGGGGATACCAGATCTATGATGGCTTCGGTCTCATTGATGCGGTCAATGCCCTGCGGCTTACGCGTGCTCACGAAGGCGGGGATGACGAATAA
- a CDS encoding polysaccharide lyase family 7 protein, translating into MKKIIVTSVAAVLGVCALFVGRPALKVQAAPPADPHAGFTPYTDTYKVQHPFNLPESARFSVTAGPTYNAWIFKGDKGFTSTTKTGPRTEMRWNLDWTVKEHMWEADVNIDPGSQGSAIMQVHATACACEPIYVQVLPGGNLRNDNGSTIIAPAMWGKWFHMLVAYDPVSGNGRVWINGSLVLTRHDPHPLSTVWYFKNGVYGITGAKSETHYKNFKFWTR; encoded by the coding sequence ATGAAGAAAATAATAGTGACGAGCGTCGCCGCCGTTCTCGGCGTTTGCGCTCTATTTGTGGGGCGTCCCGCATTAAAGGTGCAGGCTGCTCCCCCAGCCGATCCGCACGCCGGCTTCACCCCATACACCGATACTTACAAAGTTCAGCATCCTTTTAACCTGCCCGAATCCGCCAGGTTTTCGGTTACCGCCGGTCCCACGTACAACGCGTGGATTTTTAAAGGTGACAAAGGCTTCACATCTACCACCAAAACTGGTCCTCGCACAGAAATGCGTTGGAACCTCGATTGGACGGTTAAAGAGCATATGTGGGAGGCCGACGTAAATATTGATCCTGGTTCCCAGGGCAGCGCCATCATGCAGGTTCATGCCACCGCGTGCGCCTGCGAGCCCATCTACGTGCAGGTGCTTCCCGGCGGAAACTTGCGCAATGATAACGGATCCACGATCATCGCCCCCGCCATGTGGGGTAAGTGGTTTCACATGCTGGTTGCCTATGACCCGGTCAGCGGCAACGGTCGCGTGTGGATCAATGGCAGTCTGGTGCTGACCCGGCACGATCCTCACCCGCTCTCGACCGTCTGGTATTTCAAGAACGGCGTGTACGGCATCACGGGCGCCAAATCGGAAACCCATTACAAGAACTTCAAGTTCTGGACGCGGTAA
- a CDS encoding CHRD domain-containing protein translates to MKKLVLVVLCVFCFGMLCSAADNDDSVFFRTSLNGLNETSVGGAPINTPATGTFKMTVHPDGTVTFTLTFKNLTSMPLFSHIHFGFPAESGGVMVFLCGGDSQPACPAATSGTITGTITAANVVGPTKQNVTVGDLVTALRLVGEGATYVNLHTTNFPGGEIRGQVHFAGRHD, encoded by the coding sequence ATGAAGAAACTTGTGTTAGTTGTTCTCTGTGTATTTTGCTTTGGCATGTTGTGCTCGGCTGCCGATAATGACGATAGTGTTTTCTTCAGGACGAGTCTGAACGGCCTGAATGAAACGTCGGTTGGGGGAGCCCCAATCAACACCCCCGCCACGGGCACATTTAAAATGACCGTTCACCCGGATGGCACCGTTACCTTCACGCTTACCTTTAAGAACCTGACTTCCATGCCCCTCTTTTCACACATTCACTTTGGCTTTCCAGCCGAGTCGGGGGGGGTGATGGTCTTCCTGTGCGGTGGCGACTCCCAGCCGGCGTGCCCTGCAGCCACCTCAGGGACGATAACAGGTACCATCACTGCAGCTAATGTTGTTGGCCCTACGAAACAGAACGTTACAGTCGGTGATCTCGTTACTGCCCTGCGGTTGGTGGGCGAGGGCGCGACCTATGTAAACCTTCACACTACGAATTTCCCTGGTGGTGAAATCCGCGGGCAGGTCCACTTTGCCGGCCGGCATGATTAA